TTTGCCCAATATTGCCGGTATGCTGCCTAACTTGGCACACTGTTACTCTATAGTCAGATAGTTGTGATGAACGAAATGTGGAAGCAGAGAATTTATCTCTCATTTGCTACTTGATGGGTTGTGGATTTGCCGAATTAACGTGAAAGTTCAAATAAATCGTCTAAAATCATGACTGATTATAAATGTCGTTATCTCCTTTAGCCGGTCTAACATTTATTCGCCGATTTCTAAATGGAGTTCAGGCTAATCATAACTTGACTGATTGCTTTGATTAAATTAACCCCAGGCGTGTTGTGGTGTGACAGAAGAGCTTGCTGTGCACCGGGACTAGGCCGGAGATGGGGGATCCGGAGCCTCCAGAGTTTGGGTCCCTGGAGGAAGAGCTGGAGTACTGGAAGGAACAGGCTGCCAGGCACCAACAGAGGTGTGTcccttttgtgtgattttaaaagaTCAACATctcttttcagtgtttattcCTACAGTTTCTCCACCAAGAAGATGTAATGAGTTATTAACTGGTTCAACTTAAGAAACACGTGTTAATTTGCCTACATTATTTTCCTGATATGCAAGCGCTAATTATGAAAACTTGTTGTAGTGTTTCTTATTCCTGAATGCATGTACATACCTTTCAGGTACTCTGATACCAATGTTTTCATGCCCTGCACGAATAATTCAGAGCAGCTgaagttctgaaaaaaaaaaatgtatattttatttttatatatatatatatatatatgtatatatatatatatatatatatatatatatatatatatatatatatatatatatatatatatatattttttttttttttttttttttttttttttttttaaatattatattgttGTTAATATTATGTTGTGCCACCAGGATAACAACTTGggcacaacaaaagaaaaacataatcTTTGAGGACTTCCAGAGATCTGTAGTGAAGTACCGGTTCTCTACTCTCACATTCAGTCAATAGAAATGCTAGTCAGACACTCCTGCTGTACAAACAATTAATaaccttttttgtgtttttctattaaatacatttctgagATGTTTAAAACTTGTGTTTAACCCATAATGCCAAGTTCTCCCCTTGGTTGTGTTGGATATGATCAAGCTATGTTGTTTGTCTAAACATGTGTGGTTTTCATGAATTGTGGCACATTTTCCTCTTAAACAGTGTCTTTGTCTTACTGTTTATCTTCAAACCAGAGTGTGATTATCTGAGTTTATTTCTGTATAACACCAGAAAATCCAGACTAATAAACCAACCTGAGTACTAGTTGGAATGACTTGCTGTGAAAATTTCCAGTGGTAATAAACATATAGCATATTGTCtgcatctatgtgtgtgttcagtgcgGAGGAAGcccaggaggagctgcaggagtttCAGCAGATGAGTCGGGACTACGAGGTGGAGCTGGAGACTGAGCTGAAACAGTGTGAGGCGCGAAACCGTGAGCTTCTTTCTGCCAATAACCGCCTGCGTATGGAACTGGAAAACTACAAGGTACAGAGGACATTATCAGTTACTAGCTCCTGTGAATAATCTGTACGTCAACTTTCTAAACCAACATCAAAACACTATAAACCAAGCCTTAGAAAtaatatgcagaaaaaaagatttggacagcactgtaaaaaaaaaaaaaaaaaaaaagataatttttttcctccaagATTGCAAAGATGAGGGTGAAAtctgaaagttaaataaatgaaacatttcaaaaggtGGATTATTGAGAGGGGAAAAGCAGTTCTGTCCCATTGCACAAGGATAGATGTAGCAGTCATGTAGTAAGTAGTAGTATGACCTGCATTGAAGCATAAGCCTGCTGTATGAGGGATGTCCAGGGCTGCAACGGTGTCTTAATTTACATCAAACCAACTTTCAAGTTTATCTAACCAGGGATTTTCATACTTGTCAGCTGATAGCAGGTCATTTTTTATGGCACCAGTTTGCCTGCAGTGAATAGCTTTCACTGGTGCTTTTTGTCTGAACACACATTCACTTTCACAGAGGACTGATTCAGAGCAGATAAAGGCAGCTGATGACTCCTGCGCTCACTCCGTGTCTGGAGGGGATGGCAGTACTTCCCATAAGACCTATTCCAGTCACAGTTTGTTCAGTCCCCAGTCTCCTCCTTTAAAACTGTCAGTTAATTCCTCTGCTAACAGCATAGCAGTGCACTGGCACTTTGAAAGACAGTGGTTCaattgaaaagcaaaaaaggtCTTTATCAAAATATGTTTGCAAAAAAACAGTGTCGTAAATGTTTGAAGAATTTCTTGCTGCACATTTCTTGCCTAAGGTTTTGATCATTCTTTGTGCTGTTTTCGTAGTGCCAGGCTGTGCAGACTGAGAGTGACGTCATTGCTGGCTGCACAAGCCATTGTAACGCATAGCTGCACACCTTCCAGTTTTTGTCACTCGTTGCATACACTGAATTTTGATTTAACATTCGAGACAGCTGGTCATGCTGCAGGGAAATGAAGATGTGGTTTGTCAAATTTGAAGGTTATGTTCACATTGCTTCAGTGGAGGACTTGCCTTTCTTTTAAAGCTGTCCTAAATTCTGTTTTTAGGGTTTTGAGAATTCAATGAGCCCAAGGAAGGTGGAAAAACAATAACATGCAATACCATGACAATTAGCTTTGGTTGGTAACCTCACATTATACTTCGCCAGGAATCGGGTCACTGTACTAAGACAGCTGAAAGTCAGTTtgtgctttctgtgtgtgtgtgtgtgtgtgtgtgtgtgtgcgcgcgtgtgcgtgcgtgtgtgcatgtgtgcgtagAACATAAAACCTAATCAATGTTATTCCCTTCACctgccagtggttttaatgctgtggtgGATCAGTGTGCAGTTAAAACTTGTGTTTGAGCCATTCCACTACTAATTTGGACATTGCTTACCAAATGTGAACAAGCTCTTTCTATAGTTGTCAGTTCTTTGTCTTGAAACTCTGTAGAGATCCAACATCAGTCATCATTTATACAGTAACTTTTGTGAACAGCGGTAAGCTATTAGCCAGTTGTGATACACAGACCCAGTGCAAACCTGTGTGTTTTGCGGTGAGGGAAAGTTATAGTGTAAATGTGTAGAGTTCCATCTTAAAGTTtgtcactggaaaaaatgcaaatgaatacaGGAGCTTGGCAGGTTTTCCCACAATGATAATGGCAGCTGCAGCTGATAGCAACAACAATACTAAAACTTTCTCTCCTTGTCGAGTATTTTATGTACACAGAGGTAAAACTAGTGCTAATACAATGGCAACTTTAGCCAGTTTATCCAAAACTTAACTCTTGATCAACCTCAGTGATTCCACAGGAAATAGGCCTAGTTTTGGGCTGTAGTCAGAACAAATTTATACCCATTTATCAATCTTTAAATCTAGGATCTAGGACAAATGAGATGCTATCTAAGCAGTGTAAGGGCTTTATCTTGCAGAATGTGTGTGCAGTATGCAGAAACTTTATGGAATTTGGGTAAAGCATGCTGAAACTTGATGCAGTGTAGCAGTAAAAGAGTAatttttgccttcactctgtttAGTTAATCTGTTGATGCACCAGAAAATGTTAGCTCTGGGATGAGTTTATAGATGAGCTAGTATGACCGCTTTAATCAGCTGACTTTCATTGTAATCACTAAGATTATGGTTTGaccgtttttttgtttttcctaatTGTTTTGGAAATATGTGGCTATTTAGGAGCTATGCtttgaaattgaaattcaaTATTTGTGCATGTTTAAGCTTCGTCTCAATATTTTGCCAGTCACTTTGCGCTTATTCTGCCGCTTTCTTTCATTcatattcagactttttttttttttttttggttcacaTTCTCTTTCTTTCCTGTGTCTTCCTGCCAGGATAAATATGAGACTCAGCACTCTGAGGCCTGCCGGCAAATCTCCCACCTGGAGGGAGACCTGGCTGAAACCACTGCCATCAGAGACCAGCTTCATAAATATATCAGAGAGCTGGAACAGGCCAATGATGACCTGGAGAGGGCCAAGAGGTCAGGAGACAAATCAGCTTCAACACACTAGGCGGGCTAAAGCTCTGTAATTACAGAACTTTGATTAATAAAGTAACTTTATATTCATGGGACTTTCATAGTGTGATTAAACAacctttggccatttttgttAGGGTTAGAATTACAGGCAAAGAGAAATGAAGCAGGTGGTTCATAAAGGTATCTGCGTTCCCTTTCACTGTTGAAAGTCTGACTAATTTTTAACTTTGAAGGGCACTTGTGTGATCTGTTGCTCCAACAAATGCCTCCTCACAGTACAAGGTTTACAGTACAAATTGCGAGATTGCACAAAAAAGAAACTAGTGCTTTGAGACAAGTCTACAGAATTGTTCAAGAATAAGAGATCAGCATAGATATAAGTACATTTTTCAAAGTAGTAGTAAATaacaaagcagctttttaaagtATGAAATGATTTGATTTCACAGCGCGCACTAACACTGGTATCATGTGTCTTTCAGGGCAACTATCATGTCGCTGGAGGATTTTGAGCAGAGAATGAACCAGGTTATAGAGAGGAACGCCTTCCTTGAAAGCGAGCTGGATGAGAAGGAGAATCTTTTAGAGTCCGTCCAGAGACTGAAAGATGAAGCCAGAGGTAGAGTTCTGTGTGTGAGATGTGATGTAACAAGTGGGCAAATATGACAAGCTTATATAATCTAAATACTAAGCTGATCAGATCCAAAAATTAGGGGTGGTAAAAAGAATTGGTTCACGTTGTAAATGCAACCAAAAATCTGTCAGGTGCGGCTCAAGATCTTTCTTGGTCGCAGCGGTGTGCCTGACATATAGCAGGTCTATCTGTTTGCAAAATCACTCCGCTTCAGTTGAGGTAAATCCTGCATTGCAATGCCTCCTTTGGCTCTTTTCAAACTAGCTTTTGGCTACACATCTGAAAGAGTTACATGTACTGAGTAAGGACTGGAGGATTCTCTGTTAATACATATATATCCTTATTGGCTGAAGATTAATTCGGACACCTGGTTTGATATCCTTCCTGACTGCTTAAGCgctttttacattgttttaaagGTCTTTGTTATATGTCTAACTGCCctattgtttctttgtgtttgtgtgccagaCCTGAGGCAGGAGCTTGCGGTGCAGCAAAAGCAGCAGGTACAGGACAGGAAGCCGTCCATCAGCAGTGCAGTCAAAGAGCCGGCGTCGTCATCGGCCACCGGGTTGCCCACTCCTCCTCTCACCCCCTCAGACAAAAGAACAGAGGACAAAACCACATCTTCCTCCCCTAACCAGCCCCTTCCTTCCACACCGTCCCGACCCCAAGCCTCCACAGAGCCCTTCACAACCCCACTGCCCTCCATCAGCAGAGGTCAGTTTATGCATGTTGTTGTGTAAAGAGATGCACCTTTATGTCCAAGTGTAGTTTCCACTGCATAAATGACACTTTCAAAtggccttttttgttgttgttttgttaatcCTAGTTTTAAAAACTTCGATTTGGTTTAAGTGTTCTGTCCAGATTCCAGTTTGTGATGCAGTTTTTCAGGATAACAAATATTTTATGTACATGGTTTACAGTACAAATTGCTGTAGTAGTACCGACGCTTCTGAAAACAGACCCTCTCCACAGACTGAAAAAGCTAAAGAGCTGTTCATTGAACTTGAAATCAGTCAGCATacctggaaaaaataaacagcaactcTACTCAGTGTTTGTACTATAAATGGTCATTTtaagatccttttttttttttttttttttttttaaattaatgtataGGAACAGGCTTATATCATGAACCATTGCCCCACCATTTACAGACTAAGCTAATTTGCGGTGCTCATCCCTCTTCTCTATTTTTATATCACTGTgagctgcatgtcttcatcaGCTGGTTTGTTTCTTAGGTGAAAGCCTTTCTGCGACTCCTCTCACCACATCAGCGAGAATATCGGCTTTGAACATTGTTGGAGAGCTCCTGAGGAAAGTTGGGGTAAGAACAAtgtttgagctttttttttttttaggtaattATTCTGGTTGTACTAAACAGTACACAAGCTACGCCCCTTGAAGAGCTAATATTGATCTTTAGAACCAGCACAATGTACAACTTGAATGTGACTGTCAGTTGGCTCAGCTGTGcctttttgtttactttgaactaattaaaaacacagaaaataaatactgtatttGTTCCAACTCTttacagtttcacaatgtaATAGATAATTTTGTGGCAggtttttaaaaaccttttttctgacatttgccTTCTAATCACCTTCCTCACTTCctcagtttatttaaatgttcgttttttgttttattaataaaattacagcctcacagagctgctagtgTGGCTCTTTTGCCGCAAATtagatttctctctctctctctgtctcttcacAATAACAGATCCATTGATTCTATACATTAAGAACACCAGAATAGTGTGGTATTCAGACGGCAGTCTGAAGGTGAGTGTTTATAGAAGAATTGAaaccttttctttcatttctgtccGTAGAACCTGGAGTCCAAGCTGGCATCATGTCGGGAATATGTCAACGAGCAGACAGGTAATCGTAGAGCTGGTGGACAGGGAGCAGCAGTGGGCCAGAACAATTCAGAGAGCCATCCTTCCAATGGCCTCTACAACAAAGGGTAAGTTTCTCTGTTCGGCACGGTAAAGTCTAGATGTTCGAATTCAGACCGATCCCAAAGCTTTACATGACCCTTGTTGACTGCATCTTTCCCACCATTTCCTCATCTAGATATGTTGTTTAGCCTTCTGCTTGTTGTTGTACTGCAGTCTTCATGAAATCCTGTGAGGTGGTGCACTGTTCCTTGATCGCTCCCTCAGTATATACTATAATAATATCCTGTAGAAGGACATGTACCACTGTAAAATCCTGTTGTGTGGTACATGTCTGAGATTAGAGAAGTATATCAGAAGTTTTCATTCATATATGCATGCTGCtatcttattttaaaattcCTGTAATCTGAGCACAGCATAGGGTTTcagattttgtttgtgttatgcattttctgttgttttatgtggCAAAATCCTTGAGTAAAGCAGGACAGACTGAagaaactgttgttttacaggCTGGTGAAGAGGTTAGATTTTGGAACGGGATCCAAGCTGCTGCTTTGAAAGTGAAAACATCCTTAATCCTCCTGAGCCGCTCGGCCCTTCCTCTCTGTCACACCGGGATGTCCCAAATATAACGGTACTGTGTGTTACGTCACAAAGGTCATCAGCCTCAGTGCCTCTTTAGGACACAGGACATGGAAAACTCATAAGAAGCTGCAGTGATGAAATGGGTGGATACGCTACTATGGATACTTTGGGATGTCTGCTACTAGCTCAGACATGcagatttttgtttattacCAGGAGTTCTTTTCTGCACTcgcacttggatttaactaattTACTGAACTCATGCCGCATGTAACCACCTCACCTCCTTTTGCTTGGACGTATTTTgcgcatttttttccccactgtccCTCTCAAGGTGTTTTCAGCCTGAACATGAAGTAAATTTTAGAGCAAGTTTTAGAGATTTCATATGGAATTCATTAAAACTGATGCAGGTTTTCTTTAGGTAGCGAGAATTGAGGTGAAGATGTGCAGAAAGAAGGTGGAAGTGTTTGGGGAAAAGGCTGTAACACTTAAATGCAGGACATTATTTTGCACAGTGTACAGAAAAAGATGGAATTTCCAGAAGGAAAGTTAGCATTAATGTACAGAGACAAAAGGAGCAAAGCTGAACCCATGCACACCTTTCCAGAAGTCCAACACTAGCATTATACCAGCATTAGTTCTCCCTAATGCACATGTGCACAGTTTTTGGAGAACTTTAGAttctcagtgtcttcctgctctTTATGTAATCCCAGACTGATTCCATGGTGATGAAATCAGGACTCTGTGGGGTTCAGATCATTTGTTGCaggactccttgttcttcttgtgaAGGTAGTTCTTTATAACTGTCTGGATGTTGGGTGGTGCTGTTGTGATCTGGAAGCGGTAATCTAACCTGCTGAGTTTTAGCAAAGTGAAAATTTGCTTTATGATTGTCCTAACACACCTTGAGTGTGCCTGATGGCTAAACACTGGATTGGCAATTTTATCTACACAAAAAGAATTGTTAATTGTTTAATCTTGTCTTAATATCCTGAACACCTGACAGTCAGCAGGCTTCTACAGTTGCAATTGTTAAAAAAAGGATCACAATGTGTCGCCGAAGAAATCCCACGAAGTGCCACTGATattagacagaataaaaatTGAAGTAGATTTCTCTGGTTGGCACATGCTGTAGCCCAGACAAAGTGAATCTTTTAGATCTTTACAGATCAACTAGTTTCCTTACCATAAT
This portion of the Amphiprion ocellaris isolate individual 3 ecotype Okinawa chromosome 19, ASM2253959v1, whole genome shotgun sequence genome encodes:
- the LOC111576403 gene encoding nuclear distribution protein nudE homolog 1-like translates to MGDPEPPEFGSLEEELEYWKEQAARHQQSAEEAQEELQEFQQMSRDYEVELETELKQCEARNRELLSANNRLRMELENYKDKYETQHSEACRQISHLEGDLAETTAIRDQLHKYIRELEQANDDLERAKRATIMSLEDFEQRMNQVIERNAFLESELDEKENLLESVQRLKDEARDLRQELAVQQKQQVQDRKPSISSAVKEPASSSATGLPTPPLTPSDKRTEDKTTSSSPNQPLPSTPSRPQASTEPFTTPLPSISRGESLSATPLTTSARISALNIVGELLRKVGNLESKLASCREYVNEQTGNRRAGGQGAAVGQNNSESHPSNGLYNKGLVKRLDFGTGSKLLL